The Bos mutus isolate GX-2022 chromosome 29, NWIPB_WYAK_1.1, whole genome shotgun sequence genome includes the window cagcAATGCCTGAGTCCTTATAAAAAAGTTCATTCAGCTGATTTAGTGTCCATTCATTCTTCAGTTAATCTTCATGAACAGTTTTCTCAAGTGTACTTTCAAATATTGCATAGTGCTGCAGACCATGAAATATTCCAAAGGTTGTCTGAAGGATGAGAGGGATCACCATTGCTTTTATCTCTGTATGACAAAGCAGCAGCCAATAAAGTAAAACCCTTCCTTTTGGTGGCATGGGAACAGTATGATacctaaaaaggaaaaagagttaaGGACTTCGTCTGGATGTAAATTCTATGGAACATTTGTTGATTTCTCCTAAACTGATCATTTCTGTTCTAGATCTTTCATGTAGAAAGCAAAAAGGGTTAAAATTAGCTATTTGAAATATGAAACCATGATATCTTAATTAAAATGTGTCACTGGCAGCTAAAGAATAAGGAGAatttattaacattaaaaaaaaaatttggaagtaTGGAggtagggaagggaggagaaggaaaagaaggaacaagAAGATGGACTTACTTGAATGCCAGACGTCCATTTTTAGAAAAAGCCAAAGCAGTGGGATATAAAACACCACATGCTATGCCAATCAGTGAGCTTCTAAGAACACAATTTTCCTGGCTTATGTTAcctggaaaacaaaagtaaatttgGCTATTAAGAGTCTTGGGTTCTTATACTGTACTTATTTGCATTGTCCTCAACCACAGCAAAATAGTTGAAAGAATGCTAGAAATTCAGTGTATGGTACAATATACTGAAtgcatcaaaaattttaaatgtttttattacaCTTTATATAAGGATAAGTTCACTTCTTACTTATACAGCTGGTGCAAGAGCAATTTCACAATGAAGAATATTAAACTAGCAGACCAGATATCTGGATTCCAGATTAGTACATTTGTATTGTCTGTATATCAGTCATGTGCTAGGGATACAGTGTAACACAACAGACCCAACCACTGATCTTCAGGTCAAGTCTACTAAGAAAGAAATGCATTAGACAAATACTTAAACGTGCACATGCTTTGAAGGTAAAATGAATAGAGAATGTATGGAGAAACTTAACCTGAGGGAATCAGAGATTTCCCTGGAGATGAGGTATTTAAGCAGGTACCTGATGAACAGGGATCATGGGTTCCATCAATTACTAGCTGTGAAACTTAAAGTACGGGAAGTAACTTAGGAAGTTCCTGAAGTTCCTCAGGAAGTAACATCAGACGCCCATAATATACCAGATACTATGCCAGGCATTCAGCAtacattatcttaatttttaaaacaatcctGAGGTAAGTACTATTAGTCCTAATTCATAGATACAAAACAACTGAGTCTCTTAAAACAAGCATGTCtcttaaatgacttgcccagtgTCACAAAACTTAAGTGAAATATGTAGTATACCAAAGCCTGCTTTTTTTCTAGTACATTATGTTGCTTCTTAGTGTACCTGAACCTGTCTCAGCTTAGTATCttacctgttaaaaaaaaaaagccacaataCTATTTTTCCTGTCTGATTAGGAAGACTATTGTGGCATTTAAACAGGACAATATATGTGAAGGTACTtttgttagtggtaaagaaatatACACATGTAAGGGATTATTATCAGCAGTAGCAACAGTATATGTTAATGAGTAATTTTACTTAGATATAAACACATGATATGctaatgaatttaaaattaccTGAACACAAAGCATCTGTTACAAGAAGCTTATAAGAAACTATGGTAGACAAAAATGGAAGTGCAGTCAATGATGCATATGTCTTCAAAACATCATGCGTGACCTTGAAGCGATGTCTGAAAATGAAGTTTGTCAACATTCCAGAGAAAGCAGCTGTTGTTCCAAAGGTCAGTGttccatatatatttaaagtccTAATTGGAAAAACAGAGTGAAAGTTAAGTTCAACATAATACTCTTCTAACAGATATATCCTTTCCTGTGTAGTCAtttgttattatatatttatgcaaCATCACATTTTTCTTAAGCATTTACTCTGTGAAAGGTATTTTCTTTGTGCTAAGGCTGGAGCAGTGAATAAAgcggggaaaaaaacaaaaaaatcccaccCCTCATGGAGATTGCGTTCTAATGAGAGGATAATATAATTCTCTTTCTGAGAACAGTGTGGTTCTAAGATGGAGctcttttaaagagaaataaattttggcCAAAAATAAGGATCAGTACTTCCAATGTAGCCAAATTTTATAAGCTAGCTAAATCCAAGAATACTGTTCTTTCTACTGTAAGAATTAATTTGCTTAAGGTCATCTGAAAAAAGTTGTTGACATTTGGTTAGGTCTTCTAGAAAATAACTATTTAAGTAGTCCAGATACATTTAAAGTATTTCCAAAACTTCAAATAAACTTGAAAGATCTAGTTTTGCTTATTCTGACTCATACCTAAATCCAGAAATGTTGAACAATTCAGATTAATGTCCATTGATTTTATTCTTGAGCTCTATTAAAATCTAAAAGTCAGAATGGTAATGTGAGACTATATGTACATCATGGAATCCTGTATTCCTTTTTGCTGAGCTCAGCAGTGTGGCTGAAGTAAGAAATTCTAAACTGAATTTAATTATAATCGATAATTAATGTAAGTAGTCCTCAAATGGTGTTCTCTTGATtacctttaattaaaatatgcttattgcACAGATAACATTTCAACAATTTGAGAAACAAAGGAATTTCAAGAGACAAAAGAAATTATCCAGTCTCAGTATTGTAACAAACGGCTATTTTCATCTGCTCATGTTTCCctccagttctttttttaaaaaaagctttcttcATAACCAACTCAGTACAGTTAATAGGATCTTAGATACCTAGAAACCATGGCAATACAGAAGATCTACAAATAAAGTTATTGACTTTCAGTCTGGGTGTGtctcttacttttcttttctaaggcattcaatttttttttctatgatttcGATGACTACTGGTTTGCTGAGTTTTGCATCTCCTAGAGAAGGCCTGGACTGACCATGTGTGTATGTTGGTATCTTGATGTCCTGGAAAACACAAAATTCAGAACCATAATAGCTAATGATGTTAATAGTAAATCTTATAAATTCTACAGATTCAGATTAAAAAACATTTAGACCCTAGTAAAGTATCAAGTACTGTCATCTGCTTTCACATCCTTTGTTAATTCATTCATTGTTTAGTGGGCTCTTATCTTTTAGACAATGGTTTTTTGATTCATGTAATAACTTTGAGAAGTTGGTAGGAAAATGGTCATCTCTACTTTTATGGATGAGACAaacaaggttcagagaggttgacTTGCCTTAGGACTTGATGTAGAAGGATTAAGTTACTCaggtatttttgttttccttacagTTTTCCCTGAAGGTAGCCAGGCCTGTTGTAGTTCTCCACACTGTAGCTTTTTCAGAGCTGAAAGTAAACAGTAGCTACCTGTTGACAACCATTTTTATCCTCTGTCTCATGAAAGCCCGAGTTTTGGGGATTATGCTGGGTTTGTTGGAGAGGTAGGAGCAGGAGTTTCTTTGGAAACCAGTGAGAGAGAACATCAGGAGGAGGGACACCTTCCAGACTAGGAAGAGGCAGTGGATGGCTACCTTGGATTATGTAAGTTACATATCTAGCTCGTGAGGAGCACCTGGGGCGGAAGTAGGGCCTTTGCTGGAAACTGTTACATGGTAATATCAGGGGGCCTGGTCCTAAGGCACTGGACTCCAAGGTTGGAAAGTTCCTGTCTCCCAAGTGTGATGCATAGACAGTTGCTAATATTGAGGGACCATGAGGTTTGGCCAGTAGCATCTTAACAtaaggtgaaagttgctcagtcgtgtctctctgcaaccccatgaactatacagtccatggaattctccaggcaagaatactggagtgggttgccatgccctcttccaggggaatcttccaacccagggatcaaacccaggtctcttgcattgcagagattctttactgtctgagccaccagggaagcccaagaatactggagtgagtagcctatcccttctccagcagacatTCCCAACCCACAAATCAAACTgaggtcctctgcattgcaggcagattctttaccaactgagctatcagggaagccatcttAACAGAAaccagtagttaaaaaaaaaacaaaacaaaactaggcTTTCAGAAAGGaccctttttaaatattttgctctgGGTAAGACTCTCAGATTTTTGTGAAAAGTCTTAATAGTATTTGTTACATCATTTGGCACACTGGCATTATGGGATTCCAGATTAGCTAgtgaatagattaaaaaaatctgtgtCCTTCACAATTTATATGAATCCCTATGTTAACAACATTTGTGGTCAAGGGCAGACTCATAAGTCTCAAATTTCAGGAGTCCTGGGCAAGAGAATCAGAGTGGATTAAACATAAAGGACATAGAAGAGACTTAGTAAGATTTTAAACCTTTCGTGTGCACAAGAATCACATGAGCAGTGTACTTGATGTGCTGTCTCTTGAGCTCCCTATTGAAATATCTGGGCTCAGCAGGAGTAAAGTCCAGAAATCTGCACCAGTGATTCTGATGCTGGTAGTCAAATGGACACATGTTGAACATCACTGTAATATTCATTTCCTGAATAgtgatatggatgtgagagttggactgtgaaaaaagctgagcgccgaagaattgttgcttttgaactgtggtgttaagactcttgagagtcccttggactgcaaggagatccaaccagtccattctaaaggagatgggtcctgggtgttctttggaaggaatgatgctaaagctgaaactccagtactttggccacctcatgcgaagagttgactcattggaaaagactctgatgctggggcaggaggagaaggggacgacagagtatgagatagatggctggatggcatcactgactcgatggacgtgagtttgagtgaactccaggagttggtgatggcagggaggcctggcatgctgcaattcatggggtcgcaaagagtcagacatgactgagagactgaactgaacttaactaatGAAAGGTCGATTCAAACATATCAACATCCTGAGGGCgactggatgagatggttggatggcatcaccgattcaatggacatgaacttgggcaaagtgggagatggtgagggacagggaggcctggtgtgctgcagtccatggagtcgcaaagagtctgatacgacttgACCACTGAACGACAACAATCAACTTCGTGAAGGT containing:
- the TMEM126B gene encoding complex I assembly factor TMEM126B, mitochondrial isoform X2, which gives rise to MSASRHRAQSQPGRRARLLTGPGLRAVDVSPRPFRTREPCVPAHRQSRESPRWRRSGVRLETTCGLPVWCRWELRKCLRTLNIYGTLTFGTTAAFSGMLTNFIFRHRFKVTHDVLKTYASLTALPFLSTIVSYKLLVTDALCSGNISQENCVLRSSLIGIACGVLYPTALAFSKNGRLAFKYHTVPMPPKGRVLLYWLLLCHTEIKAMVIPLILQTTFGIFHGLQHYAIFESTLEKTVHED
- the TMEM126B gene encoding complex I assembly factor TMEM126B, mitochondrial isoform X1; its protein translation is MAALGREAGDDVRVAGVVPVGTAEVPKDIKIPTYTHGQSRPSLGDAKLSKPVVIEIIEKKIECLRKEKTLNIYGTLTFGTTAAFSGMLTNFIFRHRFKVTHDVLKTYASLTALPFLSTIVSYKLLVTDALCSGNISQENCVLRSSLIGIACGVLYPTALAFSKNGRLAFKYHTVPMPPKGRVLLYWLLLCHTEIKAMVIPLILQTTFGIFHGLQHYAIFESTLEKTVHED